TGGCGCCTCGCGATTGCAACGACATGGTGGTCGACGAAAAAGGGCGGGCTTACGTGGGAAACTTCGGATTTGATTTGCACCAGCGCGAGAAGCCGCGCTCGACCAATCTGATCATGGTGGCTCCGGACGGAAAGGTCCGTGTGGTCGCGGAAAACCTGATGTTCCCCAATGGTACCGTCATCACGCCCGATGGCAAAACCTTGATCGTTGGCGAGTCTTTCGGCGCACAGCTTTCGGCGTTCGACATCGCGCCGGATGGTTCGCTGAGCAATCAGCGGGAATGGGCCAAGACTGCGCCGTTTGTGCCTGACGGAATCTGTCTCGATGCCGAGGGGGCTATCTGGGTCGCGGCGGCCACCGGCTCCACGGTTATCCGGGTAAAAGAGGGCGGTCAGATAACCGAGCAAATCAAGGTAGCGACCGATACCTTCGCCTGCATGCTCGGCGGTCCCAATCGCAAGACCTTGTTCGTACTCACCGCGGAATCCTCAGATCCGGAGCAATGCCGCACCAAACCCACCGGCCGCATAGAAATCACCGAGGTCGAGGTGCCGGGAGCCGGGCTACCGTAGCCGGATCTGCCCCCCACTGGCGCGAACGGTTGCGGCGTGGCGTAATCTCGGTATGAGCTTCGAGGGAAATGGGCGGCCGTTTCAGGCGCGCCGCGCGAAATTCCTGCAAGCGGTCGGTGAAGGGGCCACCGCGATCCTGCCAAGTGCGCCGGTCGCGCTCCGCTCCGGCGATGTCGAGTTCATCTACCGCCAGGACAGCGACTTCTATTACCTGACCGGCTTCGAGGAACCCGAAGCGATCGTCTTGTTGTCGCCCGGTCATCCGGACGGCGACTTTGTGATGTTCGTTCGACCGCGCGACAAAGAGCGCGAGACTTGGACCGGAAGACGCGCCGGGGTTGAGGGCGCCATGGTCGAATACGGGGCGGTCAAGGCTTATGTGACCGAGGAATTCGAAAAGATACTCCCGCGCTACCTGGAGAAGAGCGAGCGCATCTACTACCCGATTGGGCGCAACGAGAAGTTGGACGAGCGCGTGCTTAAGCTCGTGCAGTGGTCGAATGCGATGCGCCCGCGAATCGGTTCGGGGCCATACGCGATCGTCGATCCCCGCGAGTTTCTGCACGAGGCGCGACTGCGCAAAGAACCTGCCGAGCTCGAATTGATGCGACACGCGGCCGCGATCTCGGCCGAGGCGCACAAGGCGGCGATGCGCAAGGCGCGCGGTGGGATGAAGGAATGGCAAATCGAAGCGGAGGTTAATTTTGCATTCCGATCCCGCGGCGCTTCGGGTCCCAGCTATCCATCGATCGTCGCGTCGGGTCCGAACGCTGCGATTTTGCATCACATCGAGAATCGCCGCGAGATGCGCGACGGCGAGTTGCTACTAATCGACGCCGGCTGCGAATACGAATTCTATGCTTCCGACGTCACGCGCACCTTTCCAATCGGGGCGAAATTTACCAGCTTGCAGCGCGAGCTCTACTCAATCGTCCTGGAGGCGCAACGCAAAGGGATCGAACGCGCGCTGCCGGGGGCGCGCTTCGATGACCCGCACGACGCGGCGTTGCGGGTGCTGGTGGACGGGATGCGCGAGGTGGGATTGGTCAAAGGTAGCGCGGAGGAAGTGATAGAGCAGGGCAGTTATCGCCGCTTCTACATGCATCGCACGAGTCACTGGCTCGGCATGGACGTGCACGACGTCGGGCTCTATCGCGTGAAGGGGGAGTCGCGAACCCTGGAGCCGGGGATGGTGCTGACAGTAGAGCCGGGGCTCTATATCGATGAGGACTGCGAGGACGCGCCGGACCAGCTCCGGGGGATTGGCATTCGGATCGAAGACGACGTGCTGATCACGGAGGGCGGGCAGGAGATCATTACCTCGGCGACGCCCAAGCAGATCACCGACGTCGAGGCGCTTACCGCGGGGTAGTTCTCTTTCCCTCCCGAACCTGGCCGTCTACCCGCGCGACCACGCCTCCCCTCGAGATCCATTCCTTCGATAACACCGAGGGAGAAACTCCGGTCTCATTCGAACCATGACGCCGTGGCGTGTTGATCCCGGGCGCGCCATCCACGCCTATTTTTTTCGGCCTACCACCACCATGAAGAGCAAGTGGAGTTGTCGTTGTCGCACTTGAGGTCGCAGTTGCCGACTTGGTTTTGGCAGTACCACGGGTCGGTGTTTTTGACCTGGCACAGCTCATAGTTGCGCTGGCACTCGTATTTGCACTTGACGAGCAGCTGCTTGCACTTGCTCGCGCATGCGCAAAGGGCGAGCGCCGAAAAGAGAACAAGAGCTAGCAGAGTGGGGCTAGAGTTCCAGCGCACTCGCGCTGCCGACGATGGTTTTGGTGCCGTCGGATTTTTCGCACCACACCTCAACTTCGGCGCGCGTGCGCTCCCCCTCGGGGCGGCGTTCGAGAATTCTACCGCGCGGTCCGGTAACATCATTGCCCCACACCACATTGACCAGGCGGAGGTCCATCTTGCCGCCATAGAAGAAGCCAAGCCCGAAACGCCGCGTCATCATCTCCGCTACCATGCAAACCGACAACATTCCCTGTACTACGATTTCCGGAAAGCCAAGTTCGACCGCTTTCTGCCTGTTGTTGTGGTAGTTGAGCGCGGGACCCGAAAAAGCCATGCACATTTCCTCAGTGATTCTGCGCATCGGCACTTCGATGGGATTCCCCCCGCGCTCGCCGACGTTGAAGGCCCGTTGCGCGTCTTTCTCGCGCGCGCGATCGACCACGAAGGAATCTTTCTTGGTCTGATCGGGGATGAGAAAGCTCTGATGGGTTCTGCTGCGTGACACCAGACGACCGGCCGCATTGGCCACGATGACTTCGTTCACGACATAGTCGCGATCGCGCTTCCGGTAGCGATCGACGATCAGCGAGCGTGTGATGATTCGCTCTCCAACCATAACCGGCATGAAGATGTCCCACTCCTGGCGGGCGTGCAGATTGCCGTAGATGTTGGGAAGGTACCAGTCCAGGTTGCGATAGACCGCAGAGTGCAAAATCAACGCGGGCGCGAGCGGTCCGCCGAGGGGCGAATGGTCCCGGTACCACGGATTGTCGTCGCCGATGCCGGCGATGAATGCCGCCACCAGTTCGGGAGTTATGTCGAAGGTGAGGCCGCCGCAGTCACGGCCGACGAAGCGCTCATCCTGGTTGAAGGTTTGGTTCATGGCTTAATTTAAACTTTCACTTTAGCTTTTATTCGCTCCGCGAATTTAGCCGAGTCGATCACGGCCCGGCGATGTGTGCCGGAGCCGATCTGTTCGGTTTCGTCGAAAGCGCGCACCTGGAACTCGAGACGCCGCCCCTCGCACTTGGTTAGCTCGGCCTCGGCGCGCACCCGGTGGCCGGGGGGAGTGGCGGCGGTGTGCTGCGCCTCCATCGAAACCCCGACCGAGGCCTCTCCGGGATCGAGGAACGGTCGGATAGCATCCATCGCCGCTAGTTCCATCATCCCGACCATGGTCGGGGTGGACATCACGGTCGCGAGCGAAGAGTCAAGTTCGCTCGCGAGGTGTCGGGTTTCCACGACTTGCTCGAACTTGCCTTTTGCACCAATCGGTACGGGTTTCATTGCGCAGTTATCTCCGCAGTCCCATAGCGTCCAGTTTCTTTACGAGCCACGAGACGCGGTCGTTGCCCCAGAACGGCTCTCCACCAACGATGAAGGTCGGAACACCAAAGACGCCGTCGCGCTCACCCTCGGCAAAGGAAGCCTTCACCTCGCGCGGGCCGTCTGACTCGGCGTATTTCCTGAATGCAGCGGGGTCGAGTCCGATCTCGTTCATAAGTGCCATCACAGCGGACATGTCCTCAATATTCAACTCGCGCTTGAAGAAGCGCTCGAAGACGCGGTCGGAGTAATGGCGAAACTTCCCGTGACTCTCGGTCCAGAGGCCGCCCATCATCGCGAGAGTCGAGTCGAAGAGTTTCTGTGGTCCGCGGATAATCATGCCACGCGCGTTCGCGTGGCGGCGCACATCTAGATAGAGGTAGCGGACTTTGCGCCAATCGCGTTCGGTACGCTGTTCGAGTTCTCCGCCATACGCCCCGCGCGGGTTGAAATCGAATGGAAGGTAACGGAACCGAACGCGATGGGTCTCTTCCACGCGGCAGGCGGGCTCCAACGCCAAGTAGGTGAAGGGGCTCTTGTAGTCGTAATAGAACTTGATGATTTCAAACGCTTCAGGCATCGGCCCTGCTGTATCAGCGATAGCCCAAATTGCGCGCGATCAAAAGCAGCGCCAGCCGCGGATCGGCATATTCGGTTAACATAGAACGGCTTGAGCCGTCGTTGATCGGGATTCTTCCAGGGGTGACCTCGCAGTCAGGCGAGGCGCAGGTTGGGCTGCCCGGAAAACCGCCTACACCAAAGAGTTAACGGGTACCGGCGTTGCGGGTCAGATAGTCGAGGATGATGTGGCGTTGGTCGGTAGTCAGCGGCTCGATTCCTGCCTGGCGGATCTTGGTGTCCATCAACTCGACTTGCGTTTGCCACATCGCTCCGGTCATCGCGCGCGGATCGTAGGCGCGATGGCACTGTCCGCAGCGCTGCACGTAGGTGCGCGCGGCATCGCTGTCGGCTTCGGGCAGCGGGCGGGCGTGGCAAGCCGCCAGGAAAATCACCGCGGCGGCGGTTACAGCTGCCAGCACCCCGGCTCGGCCCGACAACAGCGAACGCTTCACTCAGTCACTTGGCCGGGAAGCGCGCGTCTGGAAAGCGGGCGGCAATTTGCTCGCGCAATCCGACCAAGAGGGTGGCACGGTCGGGGCCGGCTAGCGGGATTTTACGCTCACTTTCCGGTCTCACCCACACTGGACTGCTCCGAAGCTCATCGCTCTCGTAACGTGGGAACAGATGCCAATGGACGTGAGCTTCCTGATTGCCGAGGCACTCGTAGTTCATCTTCCATGGCCGTGTGGCAGCCGCGATGGCTTCCGCGGCAAGGCGCATGTCATCGAGTAATGCTCGCGCCTCGTCCGTGGGCATCAGGAAGAGTTCGACCGCGTGCCTCTTTGCGAGCATGACGCAATAGCCGCGGTAGAATTGCGCATCACCGAGAATCAGGTAACTGCTCGGCAGCTCGGCTACGAAGTCATCAAAGGTTTCCGACCTGATCCGCGCGATCAGCGCACAGATGCCGCAGTTCGTGGCTCGCGCGCCTTCAGAGGGCATTCCCTACATCCTCCGGCACCTCGACCAGTTTAATCCTCGACGGCTTGAGTAGGTCGGTGACGGTGTGGAGCTTGTACTCCTTGCCGTAGTAGACGGTGCGGATGCCCGTATTGATGAGCACCTTGAGACAGTGGATGCAGGGCGTGTGGGTCACGTAGATGTCGGCATCGCGAATCGCCGCGCCATTGCGGGCCGCCTGGGTGATTGCATTGATCTCGGCGTGGATCGTGCGAAAGCAGTTCTGTTCGATTTCGCCGTCGGGGTTGCGCGACTCGTAGATGAGGCATCCGACTTCGGTGCAGTGCGGCATGCCCGCCGGCGCGCCGTTGTAACCGGTCGCCAGGATGCTGCGATCGCGCACGATTACCGCGCCCACCTTGGCGCGCAAGCAGGTCGAACGTTCCGCGACCTGGCGCGTGATGGTCATGAAATATTGATCCCACGACGGACGCCGCGGCGGCGCCGCGGCGTCCGTCCGGGCTGCTTGCTTGTTCTCCGCCACCGCTGTCGGCACCTGGCTGGCCTTATCGATCCGCAGTCATCACCGCGTCGACGAGATCCGGCGGATGGCCGCCAGCCCCATGATACATCACTTCATAGGATTGAGCCGGCTTCTGCGGCGTTTCCGGCACGTTGAGCGAAATCGGAACAGGAACGAAGGTCGCGACGAACAGCACCATCGTGAGCCACGCCGCGACCTGGCGGCCGGTATTGAGGGGGGTGTTACGGTCGAGCGTGGCAGGGTGCCCAAGGCCTAGCGCGATTCCCAGCACTCCCCACACGAGCCATCCGGGCCAGAAGCCATAACCAAGCGCGAGGGGCACGAGTACCAGCAGCCAACAAGAGATCACGAAGAGGGTGGAGATGGTGCGATGCGCGCGCGGAAAGAGAGTGTACACGACGTGTCCGCCGTCGAGTTGACCGATGGGCAGGAGATTTAGGGTGGTCACGAAGAGCCCGATCCATCCCGCGAACGCAATCGGATGCATGGTCACGTTGACGAGATTCGGATTCACTCCCAGCACCCATCGCGCGAGTCCCCAGAACAAAAGCGAGTTGCCGAGTCCGAGAGAAACCCCGCTTTGGGCCGAAAGCGCCGTAACCTGGGAGAGCTTGAGTCCTACGATTACGCAAGGCACGGCGACTATCATGCCCGCCCACGGACCGGCAGCTCCGATATCGAACATCGAGCGCCGCGAGGGGGGCATTTCTCTGATACGGATGAAGGCCCCGAAGGTGCCGATGATCATGTAGGAAGGGAACGGCGCCGGAATGAAATATGGCAGACTCGTATCGACGCCATTGCGCCGCGAGGTCAGGAAGTGACCCATCTCGTGCGCGAGCAGAATCGCCATCAGCGGGATAGAGAAAGAGAGTCCGGCGGAGAGTGCAGCCAGACTGTTGATCGGATGGAATAGCGAAAGCTCGGCACCCGCGCCGTACGCCCCCGCCATCGTGGTGGTGAGCAAAGTCAGCGCGAAGAGGGCGAGATTGAGAGCGGGAATCCGCACCCGCCCGGGCGACATCGGCTTGGCCAACTCGGGGCCGTAGCGCGGGATCTCCGTCAAAACGCTGGAGCCTTGGTTTGCAGCAGCTTCATCCATGGTTACGAACGCGCCATTCGCGCAACGACCGTCGCACCAACTCCGCAGCCAAGGCGAGTGGCCGCACTTGCGTCACGCACCGCTATCTCGAGAAGTTCAAAACTGCCAAATGTGGCGAGGATCGCACCCGAGCGCGCCTCACCATAGGTGTTAACAATCTTCATCGGCGCGCCACCTCTGATCCTAACCGAAACCTGTTTCCCGGGAAAGGAAGAGTGCAGTCGCGCGACATCCTTGCGGCTGATGTTGGTTATCAAATTGCCGAATGCATCGACGTAAAGCACTTCTCCGCGAATTGCACCGGCGGTTCCATCCGGCTTGGGAAGATGGAGATGTTTGATCCGGACTAGCGTAGAACCGAGCGAGCCGAGTGGGGTTCCGCGTGACAGGAATGCGGCGGCGGGGGCGAAAATGTCGCGTCCGTGGAAGGTGGAACTGAGGCTCGCGAGCCGATGCCGAGTCGAGTCGAGCCGGACGGCACGCCTCATTCCCGCGTCGCGCACCGCCAGGGAAAGCACCCCATTGTCGGGCCCGACGAAACGGGCTCCCGCACGCGTCTCCACAGCGATGGGCAATCGCGAGGTACCCACGCCAGGGTCGAGGACTACCAAAAAGACGGTTCGCCTCGGGAAAAAACGCCAGCTCTCGCGCAGCGCGATCGCGCCGGCGATGATCGACTGCGGGGGAACGCCATGGGTGATGTCGAGGAGCGCGGCGTCCGGCGCGATCGATGCAAGCACGCCCTTCATCGCGCCGGCATAATGGTCGCGATAGCCAAAGTCAGTCAGCAACGCGATCGGCGCAGCGGACTGAGAGCGTCTCATGTCACGAGCGTCCAGCGCGCGCAAGTTCTTCGCGCACTGCCACGGCGAGCAGGGGAAACATAAGTTCGTGATGGCCGGTAAGCGCGATGCGGGTGCCGCCGGTTTCGGTAGGACGCTCGACCACATTTCGGCGGGAGCGATATTGCTGCATGAAGTCCATGTCGGCGGCGGTGAAGTTGCGCGCGTTGCGCCCGAGGTTGCGCGCGAGGTTGAGAGCCTTGAGAAAGACCTCGGGCATGATCACGGCGGAGCCGAGATTCAGCACGACGCCGCGCGAGAGGGTGCCGGCTACCGCGGCGAGACGATGGAAGTCATTCATGGTCGCGGCGCCAATTGCACGACCATCGGCCGCGGGGTGCATATGGGTGATGTCCGAGCCGAGCGCGACGTGCACGGTGGCTGGAGTACCGCGTCGGTATGCGGTGGCGAAGATGCTGGCGGCGCGAAACTTGAGCCGAGCGCGATCGATCTCGCGGCCGACAATCTCTCCCAACCCTTTGTTCTCGTCCGCCGCAAGGCGAGCCGCGCGGTTTAGGAAGGCACCGGTCTCTTCCGCCATACCAAAGCTGCCATCGGCAAGTCCGGCACCGACATCCTCGGACGTGCGGCCGGCGACGGCCAGCTCAAAGTCGTGAATGATCGCCGCGCCATTGGTGGCGATGGCGCTGAGAATACCGTCGCGGAGGAGTCCGCAGATGATCGGACCCAGCCCGACTTTAATCGGATGGGCACCCGACATCATCAGGAAGGTGCGACCCGAACGATGTGCCCTGGCGATCGCGCGCGCCAGAGCGCGCAGGTCGCGCGCGGCGAGCACATCGGGCAATCCGTCTAGGAATCGGCGCATCGAGACGCCGGCACCGAACGGAGTCGCGAGCTGACCTCGACTCACGATTCGCGAAAGCGAGGCGAGCTTGCGGGTCCGCGCGCGCGAGGGATCGATCGGGGTTGCCTTCATCCGCAATCTACGGTCACCTGGGAGCCGACTCGCTTGTCGCATCAAGCTACCGGAAGCAGCCAATTGCGCCAACTACATGCCCAGGCGGCGAGCAGGCTTTACTTAGAAGGCGCAGCGGGCTAGTTGCGTGCGGAAAGGAAGGAGGAGAGCGATGAGTCTATCCAGACGCGTGACGGCAGAGTTCATCGGCACTTTCTGGCTGGTGTTGGGGGGTTGCGGGACGGCGGTGCTCGCGGCGGGGTTTCCGAAGCTGGGGGTTGGCTTCGTAGGGGTGGCACTCGCCTTCGGGCTTACGCTGCTGACGATGGCGTTTGCTATCGGGCACATCTCCGGATGTCACATTAATCCGGCGGTTACGGTGGGACTCTTCTCGGGCGGGAAATTTCCCGGATCCGAAGTGATTCCGTACGTAATCGCGCAAGTCCTGGGAGGGATCGTCGCCGCGGCAGTTCTTTACGTGATCGCGAGCGGTGCGGCGGATTTCAGTTTGAGCAATGGTTTTGCGGCGAATGGGTATGGAGATCATTCGCCTGGCGGTTACCCGCTTTCATCGGCGCTGGTGTGCGAAGTTGTGATGACCTTCATCTTCCTGTTCGTGATCATGGGTGCGCTCGACAAACGTTTGCCCGCGGGATTTGCACCGATTCCGATCGGACTGGTGCTGACGCTCATTCACCTGGTCAGCATCCCGGTGACCAATACCTCGGTGAATCCGGCGCGCAGCACGGGTCCGGCGTTGTTCGTGGGCGGATGGGCGCTCGGACAGCTCTGGCTGTTCTGGGTAGCTCCAATTGTGGGTGGCGCTTTGGGTGGTTTCGCCTATCGCACGCTCGCGGGAGGATCAGACAGGTAAGGGGCAAAGCTGCCGACCTCGAAGACACCAACAGAATAGTCCTTCGGCACACTGGTCGTGGTCCTGGGACGCGCTCCGCTGGCGAATTTTTGCGGACAAGTCCCTCGTAATTGACAGTGTGATCAGTGGGTCCTAGACTTCGCGGTGGGCGGGCGTAATTCAGTGGTAGAATGCCAGCTTCCCAAGCTGGACGTCGCCGGTTCGACCCCGGTCGCCCGCTCCACCTTACTCAAATAAATCAAGTGTTTGGGGGATTTGTACCCCATCAACCAAAATAGTCTAGGCCGTTTATGACCATTTTATGACTATTCAGGCGGAAGACATGCCGGGAGGTTTCCGGTTCCGATAGGCCCCAAATGCCGGCTACCGTTGGGACATCACTGGAGGCGTCGCAATGATTGGCTGGACATGTGAGACGAAAGAGATCGCTTCGCTAGCCCTCGCGAAATTTCCTGATCTCAGGGAGAGCGAACTCAAGATGATTTGCGGGGCTACAATCGGCGAGGTCGCTTATTGCGGCCCGAGTCGCAAAGACGACGATCCAGGTAACGACCCTGCGAGGGAGCAAGTGGGATCTGTGGCACACCATTCGGCCGGCCGTAGTTCGCTGGCTATGCATTGACGGCGCCGCGAAGAGCCGAATTGATCCCAAAAGCGTGAAGGTTTACGCGGCACGATTCGCGAAAGCACTGGACTCGTCAAACGGCGTGAAGCGCGAGTTGCGAATGTCGTCGCCGCACCCCGCAGGTGAACCCCGCCGCGCTTTCGATTGTCCGATTATCGGTCATCGTAACCGATTATTCTCGCTTAACGGGGGCAAATCAAAGAGGGGAATGCCACCGTCAAAAAGGGGACCCACTGGCAAGAGAGCCTATACGCCTAAGGTATCCCCGGAGAGGGACCCACCAGGGGAATCAACGTCCGTTCGATCTGACTATCCTTATCCTGTCTTGGGCTTGGTCCGCTCCGAGCTCACTGGCTTGATGCGCCATCGTCTTATGATCTCCCGAGCTCGGCGCCGAAGCACTGTTGGCTGATCTCGAGCGTCGCGGGATTCGAGTGACGCTATATCCACGGGGACGATTGAAGGCGGGTTCCCCCAAGAAGCTGACTGACAGCGACCGCGCCAACCTCAAACGCAACCGACCGGGCATAGTGCGGCTGCTGACCGAGCGGAACTCGCCGACCCCGGGGCTCTCACCGGCCGGTGCCCAGGCGATCCACGAGGTGCTCGAGGCCTTTCCCGGCAGCCGGTTGATGGAGATAGGCTCGCCGCGTCCGTACACTCCCGCATCCGCTTCGGATCCGATCGATCGCGAGGAACAATTGGAACCCGACCAACTGCCGCTCTTTCCGCCCAAGCCTCCGGCCAAGGCCGAGCCCGAGCGGAGCGCAGTCCCTGAGGTGGTCGAGAACGAAACGCCAGCTTCGCCATCCGAGTCGATGGCCAATGACCCTGCCGAGCTGAGCACAGCACTTGAGTCGGTCGAGAACAAAACTTCGCAACCCACAATTCGCGCGGATTGAGTTTTGAGGACGGACAACAAGATGCCGTGTTGCGGAACCGGCTGACGCTCTGTTACTTCGAGCGCATGAGCGCGGCGCAGGTCTTGATCGCGGGCGCCGGGCCGGCGGGCGCCTCGCTCGCCTATTTGCTCGCCCGCCGCGGTATCGCCGTCGTCCTCCTGGAGCGCCGGACCGACTTCGCGCGCGAGTTCCGCGGCGAAGGGCTGATGCCCAGCGGATCGGATGCCCTCGCCCAGATGGGGCTTGAGACTCAACTTGCCGCGCTGCCGCAGGTGCGAATCGATGCAGTCGAAGTGTACCGCGGGTCGAAGCTGCTGGCTCGGCTTGGGATCTCCAATGAGCTGTTCGCTGCTTCCGGGCCGCGGGTCGTGTCACAGTCTGCGATGCTCGAGATGCTGGTAGGAGAGGCTTCGCGCTATTCCAACTTTCGCCTGGAGCGAGGCGTCACGGTGCGCGATCTGATAACCGAGGGCGGACGCGTGACCGGACTAGCCGGATATTCCGCCG
Above is a window of Candidatus Binataceae bacterium DNA encoding:
- a CDS encoding SMP-30/gluconolactonase/LRE family protein, whose product is MRTLKTLTEGLLFPEGPRWHEGKLFFSDMHDRKVKTVDLSGRTEVVCEVPNRPSGLGWLPDGKMLVVSMTDRKLLRLENGSLKEHADLSRLAPRDCNDMVVDEKGRAYVGNFGFDLHQREKPRSTNLIMVAPDGKVRVVAENLMFPNGTVITPDGKTLIVGESFGAQLSAFDIAPDGSLSNQREWAKTAPFVPDGICLDAEGAIWVAAATGSTVIRVKEGGQITEQIKVATDTFACMLGGPNRKTLFVLTAESSDPEQCRTKPTGRIEITEVEVPGAGLP
- a CDS encoding aminopeptidase P N-terminal domain-containing protein, which gives rise to MSFEGNGRPFQARRAKFLQAVGEGATAILPSAPVALRSGDVEFIYRQDSDFYYLTGFEEPEAIVLLSPGHPDGDFVMFVRPRDKERETWTGRRAGVEGAMVEYGAVKAYVTEEFEKILPRYLEKSERIYYPIGRNEKLDERVLKLVQWSNAMRPRIGSGPYAIVDPREFLHEARLRKEPAELELMRHAAAISAEAHKAAMRKARGGMKEWQIEAEVNFAFRSRGASGPSYPSIVASGPNAAILHHIENRREMRDGELLLIDAGCEYEFYASDVTRTFPIGAKFTSLQRELYSIVLEAQRKGIERALPGARFDDPHDAALRVLVDGMREVGLVKGSAEEVIEQGSYRRFYMHRTSHWLGMDVHDVGLYRVKGESRTLEPGMVLTVEPGLYIDEDCEDAPDQLRGIGIRIEDDVLITEGGQEIITSATPKQITDVEALTAG
- a CDS encoding MaoC family dehydratase; this translates as MNQTFNQDERFVGRDCGGLTFDITPELVAAFIAGIGDDNPWYRDHSPLGGPLAPALILHSAVYRNLDWYLPNIYGNLHARQEWDIFMPVMVGERIITRSLIVDRYRKRDRDYVVNEVIVANAAGRLVSRSRTHQSFLIPDQTKKDSFVVDRAREKDAQRAFNVGERGGNPIEVPMRRITEEMCMAFSGPALNYHNNRQKAVELGFPEIVVQGMLSVCMVAEMMTRRFGLGFFYGGKMDLRLVNVVWGNDVTGPRGRILERRPEGERTRAEVEVWCEKSDGTKTIVGSASALEL
- a CDS encoding thioesterase family protein — translated: MKPVPIGAKGKFEQVVETRHLASELDSSLATVMSTPTMVGMMELAAMDAIRPFLDPGEASVGVSMEAQHTAATPPGHRVRAEAELTKCEGRRLEFQVRAFDETEQIGSGTHRRAVIDSAKFAERIKAKVKV
- a CDS encoding DsbA family protein — its product is MPEAFEIIKFYYDYKSPFTYLALEPACRVEETHRVRFRYLPFDFNPRGAYGGELEQRTERDWRKVRYLYLDVRRHANARGMIIRGPQKLFDSTLAMMGGLWTESHGKFRHYSDRVFERFFKRELNIEDMSAVMALMNEIGLDPAAFRKYAESDGPREVKASFAEGERDGVFGVPTFIVGGEPFWGNDRVSWLVKKLDAMGLRR
- a CDS encoding HIT family protein — encoded protein: MPSEGARATNCGICALIARIRSETFDDFVAELPSSYLILGDAQFYRGYCVMLAKRHAVELFLMPTDEARALLDDMRLAAEAIAAATRPWKMNYECLGNQEAHVHWHLFPRYESDELRSSPVWVRPESERKIPLAGPDRATLLVGLREQIAARFPDARFPAK
- a CDS encoding dCMP deaminase family protein, whose translation is MPTAVAENKQAARTDAAAPPRRPSWDQYFMTITRQVAERSTCLRAKVGAVIVRDRSILATGYNGAPAGMPHCTEVGCLIYESRNPDGEIEQNCFRTIHAEINAITQAARNGAAIRDADIYVTHTPCIHCLKVLINTGIRTVYYGKEYKLHTVTDLLKPSRIKLVEVPEDVGNAL
- a CDS encoding site-2 protease family protein, with translation MDEAAANQGSSVLTEIPRYGPELAKPMSPGRVRIPALNLALFALTLLTTTMAGAYGAGAELSLFHPINSLAALSAGLSFSIPLMAILLAHEMGHFLTSRRNGVDTSLPYFIPAPFPSYMIIGTFGAFIRIREMPPSRRSMFDIGAAGPWAGMIVAVPCVIVGLKLSQVTALSAQSGVSLGLGNSLLFWGLARWVLGVNPNLVNVTMHPIAFAGWIGLFVTTLNLLPIGQLDGGHVVYTLFPRAHRTISTLFVISCWLLVLVPLALGYGFWPGWLVWGVLGIALGLGHPATLDRNTPLNTGRQVAAWLTMVLFVATFVPVPISLNVPETPQKPAQSYEVMYHGAGGHPPDLVDAVMTADR
- a CDS encoding SAM-dependent chlorinase/fluorinase, translating into MRRSQSAAPIALLTDFGYRDHYAGAMKGVLASIAPDAALLDITHGVPPQSIIAGAIALRESWRFFPRRTVFLVVLDPGVGTSRLPIAVETRAGARFVGPDNGVLSLAVRDAGMRRAVRLDSTRHRLASLSSTFHGRDIFAPAAAFLSRGTPLGSLGSTLVRIKHLHLPKPDGTAGAIRGEVLYVDAFGNLITNISRKDVARLHSSFPGKQVSVRIRGGAPMKIVNTYGEARSGAILATFGSFELLEIAVRDASAATRLGCGVGATVVARMARS
- the aqpZ gene encoding aquaporin Z, producing the protein MSLSRRVTAEFIGTFWLVLGGCGTAVLAAGFPKLGVGFVGVALAFGLTLLTMAFAIGHISGCHINPAVTVGLFSGGKFPGSEVIPYVIAQVLGGIVAAAVLYVIASGAADFSLSNGFAANGYGDHSPGGYPLSSALVCEVVMTFIFLFVIMGALDKRLPAGFAPIPIGLVLTLIHLVSIPVTNTSVNPARSTGPALFVGGWALGQLWLFWVAPIVGGALGGFAYRTLAGGSDR
- a CDS encoding FAD-dependent oxidoreductase; translated protein: MRNRLTLCYFERMSAAQVLIAGAGPAGASLAYLLARRGIAVVLLERRTDFAREFRGEGLMPSGSDALAQMGLETQLAALPQVRIDAVEVYRGSKLLARLGISNELFAASGPRVVSQSAMLEMLVGEASRYSNFRLERGVTVRDLITEGGRVTGLAGYSAARPVEFCAELVVGTDGHRH